From the genome of Ilyobacter polytropus DSM 2926, one region includes:
- a CDS encoding VirB3 family type IV secretion system protein, producing the protein MSIKDNYRIAVCQAITKDIPIAGGPRNIVILNATIAGVVFLGFENIIIMPLFAFTHVLIIYSAKRDQKFFECFKRYMKHKRYYHP; encoded by the coding sequence ATGAGTATTAAAGATAATTATAGAATAGCAGTTTGTCAGGCAATAACAAAAGATATTCCAATAGCGGGAGGTCCAAGAAATATAGTTATTCTCAACGCAACGATTGCAGGAGTTGTTTTTTTAGGATTTGAAAATATTATAATCATGCCGCTGTTTGCCTTTACGCACGTACTTATTATCTACTCAGCTAAAAGAGATCAAAAGTTTTTTGAGTGTTTTAAAAGATATATGAAGCACAAAAGATATTATCATCCCTGA
- a CDS encoding zonular occludens toxin domain-containing protein, which produces MFLKEYKDVQDRLAFYLPWGYMVEPGILINKNGSIQATFSFRGFDLDSSTIGELISSANKINNIFKRIDGEWTFHCESKRFKSKNYRMSKGIKEIPVQIIEDERKKFFESGHHYESEYFFTLTYLPPKDATKKLLDFFIVGEKTEGGVDYKEAIKTFKSQSEDFFLSVKPIFAQVRWLNDKETLTYLHSTVSDKYHGVKVPEFSVLLDNFITDTPLIGGLEPKLGEKHLRTISIDGFPGSSIPGILDDLNRLNVEYRWVTRFISLDKETSLKNLESYHRKWFAGRKSFFQLIKEVFTNQETIHNLNRDSLNKAEEVAQEKTFIQSDEVSLGYYTCTIVILDEDKKALNKKVKEIVKIINGLEFVAHIETFNAIEAWLGSLPGTTIYNVRKPMINSLTLAHLLPMSAVWAGESWNKHLDVPPLLYTQTSGNTPFRLNLHQGDVGHTMIVGMTGSGKSVKLAALAAQFKKYNNSQIYTFDKGASSRILTKAVGGDFYDLGGEDLAFQPLALIDRAIEKEFAQEWLEAIYLQENIEIDPKRKEAIWNALTDLENTPINQRTLTGFKAYLQDEDLRRAIKPYTNEGPYGKYFDSSEDNLSYGNWQVFEMEKIAEKKQVITPTLSYLFHRIEIDRLNGDPTLIILDECWLFFDNQQFESKIREWLKVLRKKNASVVFATQELNDIAKSNICETVKNACQTKIFLPNPKAKENVEIYKEFGLNEREIEILSLGTLKRDYYYKSSLGSRLYQLGLSPLELAYLATSGESDQQSAKNIMHLNVKEFNVAWLKFKGFNGEKIVKEVEKRLINF; this is translated from the coding sequence ATGTTTCTTAAAGAGTACAAGGATGTACAGGATAGATTAGCTTTTTATCTCCCATGGGGGTATATGGTTGAACCAGGAATCCTGATTAATAAAAATGGTTCCATACAAGCTACCTTTTCCTTTCGAGGCTTTGATCTTGATAGTTCCACAATTGGAGAACTGATATCTTCAGCTAATAAGATTAATAATATTTTTAAACGAATAGACGGGGAATGGACCTTTCACTGTGAATCAAAGCGTTTCAAATCTAAAAATTATAGAATGAGTAAAGGAATTAAAGAAATACCAGTACAAATTATAGAGGATGAACGAAAAAAGTTTTTTGAGAGTGGGCATCACTATGAAAGTGAGTATTTCTTTACCTTGACATATCTCCCACCAAAAGACGCTACAAAGAAGTTGCTTGATTTTTTCATAGTTGGAGAAAAGACTGAAGGTGGAGTAGATTATAAAGAAGCTATAAAGACATTTAAAAGTCAAAGTGAAGATTTTTTTCTTTCTGTAAAACCAATATTTGCACAAGTAAGATGGTTAAATGACAAGGAAACATTGACATATCTGCACAGCACGGTATCAGATAAATATCATGGGGTTAAAGTACCAGAATTTTCTGTGTTACTAGATAATTTTATAACCGACACTCCATTGATCGGAGGTTTAGAGCCTAAACTAGGAGAAAAACATCTAAGAACTATATCAATAGATGGATTTCCCGGATCAAGTATTCCCGGAATACTTGATGATTTAAATAGACTCAATGTTGAGTATCGTTGGGTTACAAGGTTCATTTCATTAGATAAAGAAACTTCTTTAAAAAATTTAGAAAGTTATCATAGGAAATGGTTTGCTGGAAGAAAAAGCTTCTTTCAACTGATTAAAGAGGTTTTTACCAATCAAGAAACTATACATAATTTAAATAGAGATTCCCTAAATAAGGCAGAAGAAGTGGCCCAGGAAAAGACTTTTATTCAAAGTGATGAAGTATCTCTAGGGTATTATACCTGTACAATTGTGATTTTAGATGAAGACAAAAAAGCTCTAAATAAAAAAGTTAAAGAGATTGTTAAAATAATCAACGGTCTTGAATTTGTTGCTCATATTGAGACATTCAATGCTATAGAGGCTTGGCTAGGATCTCTTCCAGGAACAACAATCTACAATGTAAGAAAACCTATGATAAATTCATTAACTCTAGCACACCTATTACCTATGAGTGCTGTATGGGCTGGTGAATCATGGAATAAACATCTTGATGTTCCACCGCTACTATACACACAAACAAGTGGAAATACTCCATTTAGATTAAACCTTCATCAAGGTGATGTTGGTCATACAATGATTGTAGGAATGACTGGATCAGGAAAATCTGTAAAGTTAGCTGCTCTTGCAGCTCAATTTAAAAAATATAATAACTCTCAAATATACACATTCGATAAAGGGGCTTCTTCTAGAATATTAACTAAGGCTGTTGGGGGTGATTTTTATGACTTAGGAGGAGAGGACTTAGCTTTTCAACCTCTTGCCCTGATAGATAGGGCTATCGAAAAAGAATTTGCCCAAGAATGGCTTGAAGCAATCTATTTACAAGAAAACATAGAAATAGACCCAAAGAGAAAAGAAGCTATTTGGAATGCATTAACCGACCTTGAGAATACTCCAATTAATCAAAGAACATTAACTGGATTTAAAGCCTATCTTCAGGATGAAGACCTAAGAAGAGCGATAAAACCCTATACCAACGAAGGACCATATGGAAAGTATTTTGATTCTTCAGAAGATAATCTGAGTTATGGAAATTGGCAGGTTTTTGAAATGGAAAAGATTGCTGAAAAAAAACAAGTCATTACTCCCACACTGAGCTATTTATTTCATAGAATCGAAATAGACCGTCTTAATGGAGATCCTACTTTAATAATTTTAGACGAATGTTGGTTATTTTTTGATAATCAACAATTTGAATCTAAGATCAGAGAATGGCTTAAAGTCCTTAGGAAAAAAAATGCAAGTGTTGTCTTTGCAACCCAAGAACTTAATGATATAGCTAAATCTAATATCTGCGAAACTGTAAAAAATGCATGCCAAACTAAGATATTTCTGCCAAATCCTAAAGCTAAAGAAAATGTTGAAATATATAAAGAATTTGGATTGAATGAAAGAGAAATCGAAATTTTATCTTTAGGAACTTTAAAAAGAGACTATTATTATAAGTCATCTTTAGGTTCCAGGCTGTATCAGTTGGGGTTAAGCCCTTTAGAATTAGCATACCTGGCAACAAGTGGAGAATCTGATCAGCAATCAGCTAAAAATATTATGCATTTAAATGTTAAAGAATTCAATGTTGCTTGGCTCAAATTCAAAGGATTTAACGGAGAAAAAATAGTAAAAGAGGTTGAAAAAAGATTAATAAATTTTTAA
- a CDS encoding IS3 family transposase: MLKEKKITKRELFIFVEIHRNVHSISQICRALEVSRSGFNKFQNNKTTERKKKDQGILDSILEVRKNRHKRSYGAPRLKVELKDEYGIITSERRINRIMKENDISVNSTKKFKTGNEKSKRENITGNIVKRKFKVGRKNEVWVTDITYIWTSEGWLYLSTIMDLFSRRIIAYDIGKRMTSELVIDTLTRSFLLEEPEEELIIHSDQGSQYSSREYSNLVKKLGLIQSMSRRGNCYDNAVIESFHASLKKEMIYVEGLVTKRYMKAMVFDYIEFYNKERRHSFLGNVSPVEFEKIQKKLVLG, encoded by the coding sequence ATTCTCAAGGAAAAAAAGATAACTAAGAGGGAACTCTTTATCTTCGTTGAAATACACAGAAATGTTCATTCTATATCTCAGATATGTAGAGCCCTAGAAGTCTCTCGAAGTGGTTTTAATAAGTTTCAGAATAACAAAACTACTGAGAGAAAGAAAAAGGATCAAGGGATTCTAGATAGTATTCTAGAGGTCAGAAAGAACAGACATAAGAGGAGCTATGGAGCCCCTAGACTAAAGGTTGAGCTCAAAGATGAATATGGCATAATAACAAGCGAAAGACGAATAAATAGAATAATGAAAGAAAATGATATATCAGTTAATTCTACCAAGAAGTTTAAAACAGGAAATGAAAAGAGTAAAAGAGAAAATATCACAGGAAATATTGTAAAAAGAAAATTCAAAGTAGGTAGAAAAAATGAGGTCTGGGTTACAGATATCACATATATTTGGACAAGCGAAGGTTGGCTATATTTAAGCACAATTATGGATCTTTTTTCTAGAAGGATTATCGCCTACGATATAGGTAAGCGCATGACTAGTGAGTTAGTAATAGATACTTTAACAAGGTCATTTTTACTGGAGGAACCAGAGGAAGAACTGATAATTCATAGTGATCAAGGATCGCAATATTCGAGTAGGGAGTACTCTAACCTTGTAAAGAAGCTAGGATTAATCCAATCTATGAGTAGACGTGGGAACTGTTATGATAATGCAGTAATAGAATCCTTTCATGCTTCTTTGAAGAAAGAGATGATTTATGTAGAAGGTTTAGTAACTAAAAGGTATATGAAGGCAATGGTATTTGATTACATAGAATTTTATAATAAAGAGAGGAGACACAGTTTCTTAGGAAATGTCTCCCCTGTTGAGTTTGAAAAAATACAGAAAAAATTGGTGTTAGGTTGA
- a CDS encoding transposase, protein MMEEKRRYARFSEEKQKQIAELSFLKIKTKVELSNEYGITTNTVAAWEKKYFGGPKKDMELSAQDKEIIRLKNLLKEKEEDIEILKKATAIFSRKKR, encoded by the coding sequence ATGATGGAAGAAAAAAGAAGATATGCAAGATTTTCAGAGGAGAAACAGAAGCAAATCGCTGAGCTTTCTTTCCTTAAAATAAAAACAAAGGTAGAGCTATCAAATGAATACGGTATTACCACTAATACTGTTGCTGCCTGGGAAAAGAAATACTTTGGAGGTCCTAAGAAGGACATGGAGTTAAGCGCTCAAGACAAAGAAATTATCAGGTTGAAAAATCTACTTAAGGAAAAAGAAGAGGATATAGAGATCTTAAAAAAGGCTACAGCCATATTCTCAAGGAAAAAAAGATAA
- a CDS encoding Conjugal transfer/entry exclusion protein gives MKFILIFFIIISSLTYSFTVHDPINYAVNLENKLNILEQIDNQIRGLENQAKSLVNQAKQLEKFDLSLSMGSIQNLRNNLQRIIALQNSTQSTINNYTDLQSKFMELYPDYTDDSYLKASDYSRKAEELSKEINDVTYDAMKSLEIISPEKYNNDTEKIDAIMDTAKDAVGQLQAIQAVVQLSAGTSQQLMELKYLIGQSLKLQSTYIVNENQEKIINQQNENSNLRHDMDTSNESSGIIDDEGNLLGQFF, from the coding sequence ATGAAATTTATTTTAATTTTTTTTATAATCATATCTTCATTGACATACTCTTTTACTGTTCATGACCCAATAAATTACGCGGTAAATTTAGAAAATAAATTAAATATTCTTGAGCAGATTGACAATCAGATAAGAGGTCTTGAAAACCAAGCTAAAAGTCTTGTTAATCAAGCTAAACAACTTGAAAAATTTGATTTAAGTTTGAGCATGGGATCGATACAGAACCTCAGAAACAATCTCCAAAGAATAATTGCATTACAAAATAGTACTCAGTCAACAATTAATAACTACACCGATCTTCAAAGTAAGTTTATGGAACTTTATCCAGATTATACTGATGATTCTTACCTTAAAGCCAGTGATTATTCAAGAAAAGCAGAAGAACTTTCCAAAGAAATTAATGATGTCACATATGACGCAATGAAATCTTTGGAAATAATATCTCCTGAAAAATATAATAACGACACAGAAAAAATAGATGCCATTATGGATACGGCTAAAGATGCAGTGGGGCAGCTACAAGCAATCCAGGCAGTAGTACAACTCTCTGCAGGGACATCTCAGCAACTAATGGAATTAAAATATTTAATAGGTCAAAGTCTTAAATTGCAATCAACTTATATTGTAAATGAAAATCAAGAAAAAATAATAAATCAACAGAATGAAAATTCTAACTTAAGACATGATATGGACACCAGCAACGAATCTTCAGGAATTATAGATGATGAAGGTAATTTATTAGGGCAGTTTTTCTAG
- a CDS encoding type IV secretion system protein, with product MYSDTQILTKTLETLSEEFFSIPENLKETALWLLLTLTIIDFGLLIFKVDEINWIKTLCRKAFKIGFLYWIIDEYQYILTEIQGGFVKIGVNSTGFFDGELLRNPSNLLTEIFNITTPLYDNAALFTKTGLMYWVIILVMYFCAIAIAFQVFVVWLEFYALTGITIIFIPFAALDKTSFITEKAFSVILSMGIKIMTLALTLGASYKILSKISIPENMGLLPALHVLSIVMSIMYLIWRTPGLAASLLTGNPNLSSGDLAGFIKSGTNAGAAAIGGAAGAMVGSGKNFINFGLGVSGKESLGDISKGGRAHTAGQRVSKMMSGLSRSNNNITSPGGKENSELYQNSKKTD from the coding sequence ATGTATAGTGATACCCAAATTTTAACTAAAACACTTGAAACACTTTCTGAAGAATTTTTTAGTATTCCTGAAAATTTGAAAGAAACAGCCCTTTGGCTTCTTCTTACCTTAACAATAATTGATTTTGGATTGCTTATTTTCAAAGTTGATGAAATTAATTGGATAAAAACATTATGTAGAAAAGCATTTAAAATAGGGTTCCTGTACTGGATAATAGACGAATATCAATATATCTTAACTGAAATACAAGGGGGATTTGTCAAAATCGGAGTCAATTCTACTGGCTTTTTTGACGGAGAACTTTTAAGGAATCCAAGCAACTTGTTAACTGAGATTTTTAATATAACTACCCCCTTATATGATAATGCTGCCCTTTTTACGAAAACCGGTCTCATGTACTGGGTGATTATACTTGTAATGTATTTCTGTGCCATTGCAATTGCATTTCAGGTCTTTGTCGTATGGCTAGAATTTTATGCTCTTACTGGTATCACGATAATCTTTATACCATTTGCTGCTCTTGATAAAACTTCATTTATAACAGAAAAAGCTTTTTCTGTTATACTTTCCATGGGGATAAAAATAATGACATTAGCTTTAACACTAGGGGCTAGCTATAAAATTCTTTCAAAAATAAGTATCCCTGAAAATATGGGATTGTTGCCTGCTCTTCATGTACTAAGTATAGTAATGTCTATTATGTATTTAATCTGGAGGACTCCAGGACTGGCGGCATCACTTTTAACAGGAAATCCTAACTTATCTAGTGGAGATCTGGCTGGTTTTATAAAAAGTGGCACAAATGCAGGAGCTGCAGCAATAGGCGGAGCTGCAGGGGCTATGGTTGGTAGTGGTAAAAACTTTATTAATTTTGGATTAGGAGTCTCTGGGAAAGAAAGCCTTGGAGATATTTCTAAAGGTGGAAGAGCTCATACTGCTGGTCAAAGAGTTAGTAAAATGATGTCAGGTTTAAGTAGATCAAATAATAATATAACCTCACCTGGTGGAAAAGAAAACTCAGAGTTGTATCAAAATTCCAAAAAAACCGATTAA
- the lepB gene encoding signal peptidase I, with protein MKKYNFYLIILILSLVSILFAVRNHLTINVSSSLPRGVYWLIGTGEITKGDIVIFNIPKKSEKYIHGRKYLKKDVKKLLKKVVATEKENIFRIDDKLYINGKFHSYIKSKDSNGRNLPYLSTRDLQPKSNEFFVLGINPNSFDSRYFGAIKRSEIKNKAKLILKY; from the coding sequence ATGAAAAAATATAATTTCTATTTGATAATTTTGATTTTGAGCCTTGTCTCGATTTTATTTGCAGTAAGAAACCATCTCACCATCAATGTAAGCAGTAGCCTTCCTAGAGGAGTCTATTGGCTTATTGGAACAGGAGAAATTACAAAAGGAGATATAGTTATTTTCAATATACCTAAAAAATCTGAAAAGTATATACACGGAAGAAAGTATCTTAAAAAAGATGTAAAAAAATTGCTGAAAAAAGTAGTTGCCACTGAAAAAGAAAATATATTCAGGATAGATGATAAACTATATATAAATGGAAAATTTCACTCATATATTAAAAGTAAAGATTCTAATGGAAGAAATCTTCCTTACCTATCTACTAGAGATTTACAGCCTAAATCTAACGAATTCTTTGTCCTTGGGATAAATCCTAATTCCTTTGATAGCAGATATTTTGGAGCGATTAAGAGATCGGAGATAAAAAATAAAGCTAAACTGATACTAAAATATTAA
- a CDS encoding DNA topoisomerase yields the protein MKLIICEKPSLALNVARALGQFQKREGYFFTNKYIVSFAFGHLFELKSVNDYFGENKRWQDVSLPFIPEKFEFKLKNNEGIQKQFKILQKIIKENPITEIVNCGDADREGQIIVDIIIDTLKTNLKVTRLWLPEQTEDTIRKELKNLSPNEKYTNLAAEGYARTYLDWILGINITRHISLKKGTLLRAGRVMIPVVKFIYDRDLEIKNFKPEKYLQLVSETEGIKLEVKEKFKLKDAAKAEEKGHLLNNSQALVSDLKKEKVKKYPKKLFSLSQLQSELSKSHKINFQASMKSIQSLYEKGYITYPRTNTEYLSINEIPKIESIIKNYPEVNLKVKKLKSIFDDNKLESHSAIIITTKRPKKDELKALEKTIYKTVFNRFVSNFLDEETIISKTTLKIRVNEEIFTLKGETIENEGFLKYEPQKITNNLPKLNVGDIFKVDFKIVSKETQAPSKITESSLSSFLKNPFKTEKTTENEEYKAILEGVEIGTEATRTGIVEKCIKEKYLSQKGQNFSIEPLGEDLIKTLDILQINLYKNRTIEFSKLLKKISRGETSLESLISLTKEELDITISKKVEIDKINTKSYDKEIIGICPKCGKNIYQGKTKTKKITYYCEAYKEGCKFVLWEDSKHYDNKIKITKTKAKLLLNKSRKALFKLKNKSGKEYEAYLKLKLNGDYINFELDSFPKK from the coding sequence ATGAAGTTAATTATATGTGAAAAACCTAGTCTGGCTTTAAATGTGGCAAGGGCTTTAGGACAATTTCAAAAGAGAGAGGGCTATTTTTTTACAAATAAATATATAGTAAGCTTTGCTTTTGGGCATTTGTTTGAACTTAAATCTGTAAATGATTATTTTGGAGAGAATAAACGGTGGCAGGATGTTTCTCTTCCCTTTATTCCTGAAAAATTTGAGTTTAAACTCAAGAACAATGAAGGTATACAAAAGCAGTTCAAAATATTACAAAAGATCATTAAAGAAAACCCTATTACTGAGATAGTAAATTGTGGAGATGCAGATCGTGAAGGACAAATTATTGTTGATATTATTATAGATACCCTAAAAACAAATTTAAAAGTTACCAGGCTATGGCTACCAGAACAAACAGAAGACACCATAAGAAAAGAGCTGAAAAATCTGTCGCCTAATGAAAAATATACAAATTTAGCTGCTGAAGGATACGCTAGAACTTACCTAGATTGGATTCTTGGAATAAATATTACGAGGCATATCAGCTTAAAAAAGGGTACTCTTCTGAGAGCAGGCAGGGTTATGATCCCAGTTGTTAAATTTATTTATGACAGAGATTTAGAAATAAAGAATTTTAAACCAGAAAAATACTTGCAACTAGTTTCAGAAACTGAAGGTATTAAATTAGAAGTTAAAGAAAAGTTTAAGTTAAAAGATGCAGCCAAAGCTGAAGAAAAAGGACATTTACTTAATAATTCACAAGCTCTTGTTTCAGATTTAAAAAAAGAAAAAGTAAAAAAATATCCTAAAAAACTGTTTTCTCTTTCTCAATTACAATCAGAATTATCTAAATCACATAAAATTAATTTTCAAGCCTCTATGAAGTCTATACAGAGTTTATATGAAAAGGGATATATTACATATCCAAGAACAAATACAGAGTATCTTAGCATAAATGAAATACCTAAAATAGAATCAATTATAAAGAATTACCCGGAGGTAAATCTTAAAGTAAAAAAACTCAAGTCTATCTTTGATGATAATAAACTAGAAAGCCATAGTGCTATTATTATCACCACTAAAAGACCTAAAAAAGATGAGCTCAAAGCCTTAGAAAAAACAATATACAAGACGGTCTTTAATCGTTTTGTATCTAATTTTTTAGATGAGGAAACAATTATATCTAAAACCACTTTAAAAATAAGAGTTAATGAAGAAATATTTACATTGAAAGGTGAAACAATTGAAAATGAGGGCTTTTTAAAATATGAACCCCAAAAGATTACAAATAACCTACCAAAACTCAATGTAGGTGATATATTTAAAGTAGATTTTAAGATAGTCTCAAAGGAAACTCAAGCACCATCTAAAATAACAGAAAGTTCATTATCAAGCTTTCTTAAAAATCCATTTAAAACAGAAAAAACTACTGAAAACGAAGAATATAAAGCAATTCTTGAGGGTGTTGAAATAGGGACTGAAGCAACAAGAACTGGTATTGTAGAAAAATGCATAAAAGAAAAATATCTTAGTCAGAAAGGACAAAACTTTTCCATAGAGCCCTTGGGAGAAGATTTGATAAAAACACTGGATATTCTTCAGATAAATCTATATAAAAACCGAACAATAGAGTTTTCTAAACTTTTAAAAAAAATATCCAGAGGAGAGACATCATTAGAATCTCTGATATCACTCACAAAAGAAGAATTAGATATAACTATTTCAAAAAAAGTTGAAATCGATAAGATAAATACTAAAAGCTATGATAAGGAAATTATTGGAATTTGCCCTAAATGTGGAAAAAATATTTATCAGGGAAAAACAAAAACTAAAAAGATCACTTATTATTGTGAAGCATATAAAGAAGGATGTAAATTTGTCCTTTGGGAAGACTCAAAACATTATGATAATAAAATAAAAATAACCAAAACAAAAGCCAAACTATTGTTAAATAAGTCTAGAAAAGCTCTGTTTAAACTTAAGAATAAATCTGGGAAAGAATATGAGGCATACTTAAAATTAAAACTAAATGGTGACTATATAAATTTCGAATTAGACAGCTTCCCAAAAAAGTAG
- a CDS encoding type II toxin-antitoxin system RelE family toxin, with translation MTYYRVRYKKEAQKFLLKNKKVGLQFHRVFDSISKDIESVDLYNIKNLQDYNNLKRLKIGNYRSIFKMDSEGQLIIVAIIGPRGDIYKKIKGL, from the coding sequence ATGACATATTACAGGGTTAGATATAAAAAAGAAGCCCAAAAGTTTTTATTAAAAAATAAAAAGGTTGGACTCCAATTTCATAGAGTCTTTGATAGTATATCAAAAGACATAGAATCAGTAGATTTATATAATATTAAAAACCTTCAAGACTATAATAATTTAAAGAGACTTAAAATTGGAAATTATAGATCTATTTTTAAGATGGATAGCGAAGGGCAGTTAATTATAGTTGCAATTATTGGTCCACGTGGTGATATATACAAAAAAATAAAAGGTCTTTAG
- a CDS encoding plasmid mobilization protein, with protein sequence MPQAFKRHNILFSDEEWELITDKAKELKISVSEFIRKTMAKEIQERENQDLLNYINQNCEFVSPEEEKDIMLLLEDIDLNDDSDGVEVTVDDILQG encoded by the coding sequence ATGCCACAAGCTTTTAAAAGACATAATATTTTATTTTCGGATGAAGAGTGGGAATTGATAACTGATAAAGCTAAGGAGCTTAAAATTTCTGTCAGTGAGTTTATAAGAAAAACTATGGCCAAAGAAATACAAGAGAGAGAGAATCAAGATCTTTTGAACTATATAAATCAAAACTGTGAATTTGTATCTCCTGAGGAAGAAAAAGATATAATGCTTCTGCTAGAAGATATAGATTTAAATGATGATTCTGACGGAGTAGAGGTGACTGTGGATGACATATTACAGGGTTAG
- a CDS encoding Fic family protein: MDNYNSPLYMNRTDLLYRLKTDKDINVVWAELMEYRKNIGIEIPLIDQKSKNIFFVLTDKLKENIAKIDDLARQNIFEELDEETKMNVMLGAQADEAFYSSVIEGAHTTKKRTKDMIEKKEQPKNKDEQMVLNNYNALIYVLEKISNPISERIILDIYHIITNSTLEIDEVVEKYRTGENEVRNLEEVIYIPPKAENVEGMMNLLIHFIRTESDERIHPILKAIIIHYYFVYIHPFYDGNGRTARALTYMYLIQNGYSFFKYFSISSLIKEARQGYYKSIKNSEDYESDMTYFAIFYTEMILKSIVKVRNDFKREYLKQVIKLDLEKRGVALNKRQEKIIEKTISFGKESIDIEFYRKINKVTQETARKDLNILVEMRVYLKEKVGKKYQYRLRTNLDKPQ, translated from the coding sequence ATGGATAACTACAATTCACCATTATATATGAACAGAACAGATCTATTATATCGTTTGAAAACAGATAAGGACATCAATGTAGTCTGGGCAGAATTAATGGAATACAGAAAGAATATAGGTATTGAAATTCCACTTATCGATCAAAAATCTAAAAATATTTTTTTTGTCCTTACTGATAAACTTAAAGAAAATATAGCAAAAATTGATGACTTGGCAAGACAGAATATTTTTGAAGAACTTGATGAGGAAACTAAGATGAATGTAATGCTCGGAGCACAAGCAGATGAAGCATTCTATTCGAGTGTCATTGAAGGTGCACATACAACTAAAAAACGTACCAAAGACATGATAGAAAAAAAAGAGCAGCCCAAAAACAAGGATGAGCAAATGGTCCTCAACAATTACAACGCTTTGATTTATGTCTTAGAAAAAATAAGTAATCCTATTTCTGAAAGAATAATCCTTGATATATATCATATAATAACCAATTCTACATTGGAAATAGATGAAGTCGTTGAAAAATACAGAACAGGTGAAAACGAGGTTAGAAATTTAGAAGAGGTTATATATATTCCTCCAAAGGCTGAAAATGTTGAAGGTATGATGAATTTACTAATTCATTTTATCAGAACTGAATCTGATGAAAGAATACATCCAATTCTAAAGGCAATAATCATTCACTATTATTTTGTATATATTCATCCATTTTATGATGGAAATGGAAGAACTGCACGTGCTTTAACCTATATGTATCTTATTCAAAATGGTTATAGCTTTTTTAAGTATTTTTCTATATCAAGCTTAATAAAGGAAGCTAGACAGGGATATTATAAATCTATTAAAAATTCAGAAGACTACGAAAGTGATATGACTTACTTTGCAATTTTCTATACTGAAATGATTCTAAAAAGCATTGTAAAAGTTAGAAATGATTTCAAGAGAGAATATCTCAAACAAGTTATAAAACTAGATTTAGAAAAAAGAGGAGTAGCTCTTAACAAAAGACAGGAAAAAATAATAGAAAAGACTATCTCTTTTGGAAAAGAATCTATAGATATAGAGTTTTATAGGAAAATAAATAAAGTAACACAAGAGACTGCTAGAAAAGACTTAAATATTCTGGTTGAAATGAGAGTTTATTTAAAGGAAAAAGTAGGGAAAAAATACCAATATCGTTTGAGAACAAATTTAGATAAACCACAATAA